A genomic stretch from Erigeron canadensis isolate Cc75 chromosome 9, C_canadensis_v1, whole genome shotgun sequence includes:
- the LOC122583521 gene encoding uncharacterized protein LOC122583521, with product MVDEIDRLKNTLKGDVSKCGCTVWASCGLPCSCRLLTYMQERRRVQEYEIDAFWCRLDINPSTCLPGNVKKDSDDDEPVEDFCGELDVKNKGPHLSGSVQNQGSGGPKENTW from the exons ATGGTTGACGAAATTGATCGATTGAAAAATACACTAAAAGGGGACGTGTCAAAGTGCGGGTGTACAGTATGGGCTAGCTGTGGCTTGCCATGTAGTTGTCGACTTCTAACATACATGCAGGAAC GAAGGCGTGttcaagaatatgagatagaTGCATTTTGGTGCAGGCTCGATATAAACCCGTCCACCTGCCTGCCTGGAAATGTGAAGAAAGACTCGGATGATGACGAGCCTGTTGAGGACTTTTGTGGCGAG CTTGATGTCAAAAATAAAGGACCTCATCTATCCGGGTCGGTCCAAAATCAAGGATCCGGAGGTCCAAAAGAAAATACGTGGTAG